Proteins encoded together in one Lathyrus oleraceus cultivar Zhongwan6 chromosome 5, CAAS_Psat_ZW6_1.0, whole genome shotgun sequence window:
- the LOC127083235 gene encoding 1-aminocyclopropane-1-carboxylate oxidase gives MENFPIINLENINGEKREATMEKIKDACENWGFFELVNHGIPHDLMDTVERLTKEHYRKCMEQRFKELVAEKGLEAVQTEVKDMDWESTFHLRHLPESNISEIPDLSDEYRKSMKEFALRLEKLAEELLDLLCENLGLEKGYLKKAFYGSKGPTFGTKIANYPPCPKPDLVKGLRAHTDAGGIILLFQDDKVSGLQLLKDGIWVDVPPMHHSIVINLGDQLEVITNGKYKSIEHRVIAQSDGTRMSIASFYNPGSDAVIYPAPTLIEENNEIYPKFVFEDYMKLYAGLKFQAKEPRFEAFKESNVVNLGPIATV, from the exons ATGGAGAATTTCCCAATTATCAACTTAGAGAACATCAATGGTGAGAAGAGAGAAGCTACTATGGAGAAAATCAAAGATGCTTGTGAAAACTGGGGATTCTTTGAG CTGGTGAATCATGGCATACCTCATGACTTGATGGACACCGTGGAGAGATTGACCAAAGAACACTACAGGAAATGCATGGAACAAAGATTCAAGGAATTAGTAGCTGAGAAAGGGCTTGAAGCTGTTCAAACTGAGGTCAAAGACATGGATTGGGAGAGTACCTTCCACTTGCGTCACCTACCTGAGTCAAACATTTCAGAGATCCCTGATCTTAGTGATGAATACAG GAAATCAATGAAGGAATTTGCTTTGAGACTAGAGAAACTAGCAGAGGAGCTACTAGACTTGTTATGTGAAAATCTTGGACTAGAAAAAGGGTACCTCAAAAAGGCCTTCTATGGATCAAAAGGACCAACTTTTGGCACCAAGATAGCAAACTACCCTCCATGTCCAAAACCCGATCTAGTGAAGGGTCTCCGCGCACACACCGATGCCGGAGGAATCATCCTCCTTTTCCAAGACGACAAAGTCAGTGGCCTCCAACTTCTCAAAGATGGCATCTGGGTAGATGTTCCACCCATGCATCATTCAATTGTCATCAACCTCGGTGACCAACTAGAG GTAATTACCAATGGTAAATACAAAAGTATAGAGCACCGTGTGATAGCACAAAGTGATGGAACAAGAATGTCCATAGCCTCATTCTACAACCCTGGTAGTGACGCTGTTATCTACCCAGCACCAACATTGATAGAAGAAAACAATGAAATTTACCCAAAATTTGTGTTTGAGGATTACATGAAACTCTACGCTGGGTTAAAGTTTCAGGCCAAAGAACCAAGATTTGAAGCATTTAAGGAATCAAATGTTGTTAATTTGGGACCAATTGCAACAGTTTAA